In Candidatus Omnitrophota bacterium, a genomic segment contains:
- a CDS encoding FumA C-terminus/TtdB family hydratase beta subunit, whose protein sequence is MTQISITTPLTAEAAKKLKAGDEVSLSGIIFTARDAVHKKLYDIIKKGKHLPLNLKDAVIYYAGPTPPPPRKAVGSCGPTTSSRMDPFTPALIEMGLRGMIGKGERSEEVKKAMKKHGCVYFLATGGIGALLSTKVKSAKTILFKELGPEAVYKLEVKDFPLIVGIDPKGKDVYEPCTFKRRAGQRKKVQGEKAKWKKQRRIKEDLNN, encoded by the coding sequence ATGACCCAGATCAGTATTACGACGCCGCTTACTGCTGAAGCCGCGAAAAAATTGAAGGCCGGCGACGAGGTTAGCTTAAGCGGCATAATATTTACGGCAAGGGACGCGGTGCACAAAAAGTTATATGATATAATTAAAAAAGGAAAACACTTACCTTTGAACTTGAAGGACGCGGTAATATATTATGCCGGTCCTACTCCGCCTCCTCCAAGGAAGGCGGTCGGCTCCTGCGGCCCTACTACGAGTTCCAGGATGGATCCGTTCACACCCGCCCTGATCGAGATGGGGTTGCGGGGTATGATAGGCAAGGGCGAGAGGTCGGAAGAAGTGAAGAAGGCCATGAAGAAACATGGATGCGTATATTTTTTAGCGACAGGAGGCATAGGCGCTCTCTTATCAACAAAGGTGAAGTCGGCGAAGACGATACTATTTAAGGAGCTGGGGCCGGAAGCTGTGTATAAACTGGAAGTCAAAGATTTCCCGCTCATAGTGGGAATAGATCCGAAAGGGAAAGACGTTTATGAACCCTGCACCTTCAAAAGAAGGGCGGGACAGAGAAAGAAGGTGCAGGGTGAAAAGGCGAAATGGAAGAAGCAGCGACGAATTAAGGAAGATCTCAATAACTAG
- a CDS encoding fumarate hydratase yields the protein MREVNVSKIKDTVRELCLKANFDLRKDVLKALKDSLRKEKDARARGILKSVIENAKLAKTKRIAICQDTGMAVVHMEIGQDVFLAGGDLKKAVDEGVRDAYSKGYLRKSVVGDPILRENAGTNTPSVLHTEIVEGDRIRISVSPKGFGSENKSRIMMFRPTDSVEDIKRFVVDVVKDAGPAACPPFVLGIGIGGTFEGAALLAKKALLRPIGEKNPARHIARIEKDLVNSINALGMGPMGLGGGTTVLGVNILEAPTHIAGLPVAVNVSCHATRSAGAVI from the coding sequence ATGAGAGAAGTGAATGTTTCTAAAATAAAAGATACGGTTCGCGAGTTGTGCCTGAAGGCGAATTTTGACCTCAGGAAAGACGTTCTGAAGGCGCTGAAAGATTCCTTGCGGAAAGAGAAGGACGCCCGCGCCAGAGGGATATTAAAATCCGTGATCGAGAACGCGAAACTTGCTAAAACCAAACGCATCGCCATATGCCAGGATACGGGCATGGCAGTCGTCCACATGGAGATAGGGCAGGATGTGTTTTTAGCCGGAGGAGACCTTAAGAAGGCGGTCGATGAAGGGGTGAGGGATGCATACAGCAAAGGATATTTGCGGAAGTCGGTCGTCGGCGACCCGATACTCAGGGAGAATGCCGGTACCAATACGCCGTCTGTTTTACACACAGAGATCGTCGAGGGTGATAGGATCAGGATATCGGTATCGCCCAAAGGTTTCGGGAGCGAGAATAAGAGCCGCATAATGATGTTCCGTCCGACAGACTCTGTTGAAGATATAAAACGGTTCGTGGTCGACGTCGTTAAGGATGCGGGGCCCGCAGCCTGTCCTCCGTTCGTTCTGGGAATAGGTATCGGCGGCACGTTCGAGGGAGCGGCCCTATTGGCGAAAAAAGCCTTATTGAGGCCTATAGGCGAGAAGAATCCGGCGAGGCATATTGCGCGGATAGAAAAAGACCTTGTTAACAGCATAAACGCGCTCGGGATGGGGCCGATGGGCCTCGGGGGCGGTACGACCGTTTTGGGCGTGAATATACTGGAGGCTCCGACCCATATAGCGGGCCTTCCTGTCGCGGTAAATGTAAGCTGCCACGCGACGAGAAGCGCGGGAGCGGTAATATGA
- the rph gene encoding ribonuclease PH has translation MKRRNGRSSDELRKISITRDYIKYAEGSCLIELGDTKVITTATIENSVPPFLKGKGKGWVSAEYGMIPRSCRTRVQREASKGKLGGRTHEIQRLIGRSMRTVVDTSKIGERTIWMDCDVIQADGGTRCASITGSFISMAIALESMRGKGMIEEIPIKDYVAAVSVGMLEGKAALDLDYDEDSTAEVDMNVIMTGKGRYIEIQGTAEREPFDREDMNKMLYLAKEGVGDLVALQKKVLKGLVRA, from the coding sequence GTGAAAAGGCGAAATGGAAGAAGCAGCGACGAATTAAGGAAGATCTCAATAACTAGAGATTACATAAAATACGCGGAAGGGTCCTGCCTGATAGAGTTGGGGGATACCAAGGTCATAACCACAGCTACTATAGAAAATTCCGTGCCGCCATTCCTGAAAGGAAAAGGCAAGGGGTGGGTTTCGGCGGAATACGGGATGATACCGAGGTCATGCAGGACGAGGGTCCAGAGAGAGGCGTCGAAGGGCAAGCTCGGCGGCAGGACGCATGAGATACAGAGGCTGATAGGAAGATCGATGCGCACAGTAGTGGATACGTCGAAGATAGGGGAACGGACCATATGGATGGACTGCGACGTGATCCAGGCCGACGGAGGGACGAGGTGCGCCAGTATCACGGGAAGTTTTATATCGATGGCTATCGCCCTTGAGAGCATGCGCGGGAAAGGCATGATAGAAGAGATACCGATAAAGGATTATGTCGCGGCCGTCAGCGTCGGGATGCTGGAAGGGAAAGCAGCGCTCGACCTCGATTATGACGAGGACTCGACCGCGGAAGTTGATATGAATGTAATAATGACGGGTAAGGGAAGATACATAGAGATACAGGGGACGGCCGAGAGGGAGCCGTTTGACAGGGAGGATATGAATAAGATGCTCTATCTCGCAAAGGAGGGGGTAGGAGATCTCGTAGCACTCCAGAAGAAGGTCCTGAAAGGGCTGGTCCGTGCCTGA
- the queF gene encoding preQ(1) synthase, translating into MKRSSYEGLQDKVRGLKTPEIETWNNKYPERDYVIKIEMPEFTSLCPKTGLPDFGNITIRYIADKLCLELKSLKYYIMFYRDVGMFSEHIVNKMLDDVVRACKPKWVEIVGEFNARGGIKTSVSAEYKKD; encoded by the coding sequence GTGAAGAGATCTTCATATGAGGGGTTGCAGGATAAGGTCCGCGGATTGAAGACGCCGGAGATAGAGACGTGGAATAATAAATATCCGGAAAGAGACTATGTGATAAAGATAGAGATGCCGGAATTTACGAGCCTCTGCCCGAAGACGGGCCTGCCGGATTTCGGCAATATAACCATACGCTATATCGCTGACAAGCTGTGCCTGGAGCTCAAATCACTCAAATATTACATCATGTTCTACAGGGACGTCGGCATGTTCAGCGAGCACATCGTTAATAAGATGCTGGACGATGTGGTCAGGGCGTGTAAGCCAAAGTGGGTGGAGATAGTCGGGGAATTCAACGCCAGGGGCGGAATTAAGACGAGCGTCAGCGCGGAGTATAAGAAAGATTAA
- the rdgB gene encoding RdgB/HAM1 family non-canonical purine NTP pyrophosphatase, whose amino-acid sequence MPDIRLNDIVIATRNEKKLHELRRYLKGIRVSVHSLNGLGKVPRIVENGDTFKKNAAKKALVISRCTKGVVLADDSGLAVRALGGSPGVRSSRFAGPGKSDKANNGKLLRLLEHLPLEKRQAKFVCAVAVADNGRLVKIIEEDCKGLIAFSVRGGHGFGYDPLFLIRKYNKTFGELGLKVKDRMSHRSKAMKKARRFLKKYLKNRI is encoded by the coding sequence GTGCCTGATATACGATTAAACGATATTGTCATTGCTACAAGGAACGAAAAGAAGCTGCATGAGCTCCGGAGATATCTAAAAGGTATCAGGGTGAGTGTTCATTCGCTGAACGGCCTCGGCAAAGTCCCGAGGATAGTGGAGAACGGCGACACCTTTAAGAAGAACGCGGCGAAGAAGGCGCTCGTGATATCCAGGTGCACTAAAGGCGTTGTGCTGGCGGACGATTCGGGGCTCGCTGTCAGGGCCCTCGGAGGCTCGCCGGGCGTCAGGTCATCGAGGTTCGCGGGGCCCGGAAAAAGCGACAAGGCAAATAACGGGAAGCTGCTGAGGCTGCTTGAGCACCTGCCCCTGGAAAAGAGGCAGGCAAAGTTCGTCTGCGCCGTCGCAGTGGCTGATAACGGCAGGCTGGTAAAAATAATAGAAGAGGACTGCAAGGGGCTGATAGCATTTTCCGTAAGAGGCGGACACGGGTTCGGGTATGACCCGTTGTTCCTTATCCGTAAATATAACAAGACATTCGGTGAACTCGGACTCAAAGTGAAAGACAGGATGAGCCACCGCTCGAAAGCAATGAAGAAAGCGCGCCGGTTCTTGAAAAAGTATTTAAAAAATAGGATTTAA